Proteins from one Syngnathus scovelli strain Florida chromosome 17, RoL_Ssco_1.2, whole genome shotgun sequence genomic window:
- the crsp7 gene encoding mediator of RNA polymerase II transcription subunit 26 isoform X1 — protein MTTVSATPQQMRDRLLQAIDSQSNICNMVVVLEVITCLEKYPITKEALEETRLGKLINDVRKKTKDEDLAKRAKKLLRNWQKLIEPGPAVAASAPGSTNGSSHPCRTEASPPDISLPAKGVPEVKVRNDVHNTYSPKAEKSSSRKRRAEHRDSGVHLPEKMSKLSSYDNSVSPPPTNGIAASPDTLLDQEVVPSPDRSRIEHLDNDKINRIPVNAVKPRPSSPGVAKLPSTSSLIKVAVMQQQARMDDGGGGGGGGGGHYQARSPRGLSTSPRSTKQDATTKRSAVYAQMLPSVPSPSPRDSPLPLPQPASPLAQSAHSSHRSSTPWTTPPEAPSHWPPQDLSMTLESPSVSPTPPRPQNNSELHQPAPEAAPAVWDDTDGSLTSASECKRRKYRSRDYSVNLDGQKIEDTTKPVRLKERRLTFDPVTRQIKPLIHKEPSQSEEAPTPEPVEPQQRTEIGVPQATVSGPNPVAKPNPFHQTNWKELSRNEIIQSYLNLQSNVLTSSGVQAPSAHFFMSQYLKREEQEVKESRQMHVLQVDSPALDLPGVSRDVNDEDLDRIHNQHWPGVNGCLDTKDTWYDWTECISLDPHGDESKLNILPYVCLD, from the exons ATGACAACGGTCTCGGCAACCCCGCAGCAGATGAGGGACCGGCTGCTGCAGGCCATCGACAGTCAGAGCAAT ATATGCAATATGGTGGTTGTACTTGAGGTGATTACCTGTCTTGAGAAGTATCCTATCACCAAAGAAGCACTTGAG GAAACCCGACTCGGAAAGCTGATCAACGATGTACGGAAGAAGACCAAGGATGAAGACCTCGCCAAGCGGGCCAAGAAGCTCTTGCGGAACTGGCAAAAGCTAATTGAACCTGGACCAGCGGTCGCAGCGAGCGCTCCCGGTTCCACCAATGGCAGCTCACATCCCTGCAGGACGGAAGCCTCGCCACCTGACATCTCTTTGCCGGCGAAGGGAGTCCCCGAAGTCAAAGTCCGAAATGACGTTCACAACACGTATTCGCCAAAGGCTGAAAAATCAAGCAGCCGCAAGCGCCGGGCGGAACACAGAGACAGTGGAGTACACTTACCGGAAAAAATGTCCAAGTTATCTTCTTACGATAACTCTGTTTCGCCACCGCCCACCAATGGGATCGCGGCCAGTCCGGACACCCTGCTCGACCAGGAGGTCGTCCCGTCCCCCGACCGATCTCGGATAGAGCACCTTGACAACGACAAAATCAACAGAATTCCTGTCAATGCCGTCAAGCCTCGGCCCAGCTCCCCCGGTGTGGCCAAACTCCCGAGCACTTCGTCTTTAATCAAGGTTGCTGTAATGCAGCAGCAGGCAAGAATGGAtgatggtggcggcggcggtggtggcggcggtgggCATTATCAAGCCAGAAGTCCCCGTGGCCTTTCCACCAGTCCAAGGAGCACAAAACAAGACGCCACGACCAAGCGCTCTGCAGTATATGCACAAATGCTACCATCTGTCCCCAGCCCTTCGCCCAGGGATTCACCCTTGCCTTTACCCCAACCTGCATCCCCCTTGGCTCAAAGCGCTCACTCTTCTCATAGGTCTTCAACTCCGTGGACAACCCCACCAGAGGCCCCCTCCCATTGGCCCCCACAAGACTTATCCATGACACTGGAATCCCCCTCGGTTTCCCCCACGCCCCCTCGCCCGCAAAACAATTCAGAACTCCATCAGCCCGCGCCCGAAGCGGCCCCGGCCGTCTGGGACGACACGGACGGCTCGCTGACTTCGGCCTCGGAGTGTAAGAGGAGGAAGTACCGCTCTAGAGACTATTCTGTTAACTTAGATGGCCAGAAAATAGAGGACACCACTAAGCCAGTACGGTTAAAAGAACGCAGGCTAACGTTTGACCCTGTCACTCGTCAGATTAAGCCCCTCATCCATAAAGAGCCTTCTCAGTCCGAGGAAGCCCCCACTCCCGAGCCCGTCGAGCCCCAGCAGAGAACTGAAATTGGTGTCCCGCAGGCCACGGTGTCGGGGCCCAACCCCGTTGCCAAACCCAATCCTTTTCACCAGACAAACTGGAAGGAGCTGTCCAGAAACGAAATCATCCAGTCCTACTTGAACCTTCAGagcaacgtgctcacctcgtccggGGTGCAGGCCCCGAGCGCACACTTTTTCATGTCCCAGTATCTGAAAAGGGAAGAACAGGAAGTGAAAGAGTCGAGGCAAATGCACGTTTTGCAGGTTGATAGCCCGGCATTGGATTTACCGGGCGTGAGTCGGGACGTCAACGACGAGGACCTGGACAGGATACACAACCAGCACTGGCCCGGCGTCAATGGGTGTTTGGACACCAAGGACACCTGGTATGACTGGACAGAGTGCATATCGTTGGACCCTCACGGGGATGAAAGCAAGCTGAATATCCTGCCGTACGTTTGCCTCGACTGA
- the crsp7 gene encoding mediator of RNA polymerase II transcription subunit 26 isoform X2, whose amino-acid sequence MVVVLEVITCLEKYPITKEALEETRLGKLINDVRKKTKDEDLAKRAKKLLRNWQKLIEPGPAVAASAPGSTNGSSHPCRTEASPPDISLPAKGVPEVKVRNDVHNTYSPKAEKSSSRKRRAEHRDSGVHLPEKMSKLSSYDNSVSPPPTNGIAASPDTLLDQEVVPSPDRSRIEHLDNDKINRIPVNAVKPRPSSPGVAKLPSTSSLIKVAVMQQQARMDDGGGGGGGGGGHYQARSPRGLSTSPRSTKQDATTKRSAVYAQMLPSVPSPSPRDSPLPLPQPASPLAQSAHSSHRSSTPWTTPPEAPSHWPPQDLSMTLESPSVSPTPPRPQNNSELHQPAPEAAPAVWDDTDGSLTSASECKRRKYRSRDYSVNLDGQKIEDTTKPVRLKERRLTFDPVTRQIKPLIHKEPSQSEEAPTPEPVEPQQRTEIGVPQATVSGPNPVAKPNPFHQTNWKELSRNEIIQSYLNLQSNVLTSSGVQAPSAHFFMSQYLKREEQEVKESRQMHVLQVDSPALDLPGVSRDVNDEDLDRIHNQHWPGVNGCLDTKDTWYDWTECISLDPHGDESKLNILPYVCLD is encoded by the exons ATGGTGGTTGTACTTGAGGTGATTACCTGTCTTGAGAAGTATCCTATCACCAAAGAAGCACTTGAG GAAACCCGACTCGGAAAGCTGATCAACGATGTACGGAAGAAGACCAAGGATGAAGACCTCGCCAAGCGGGCCAAGAAGCTCTTGCGGAACTGGCAAAAGCTAATTGAACCTGGACCAGCGGTCGCAGCGAGCGCTCCCGGTTCCACCAATGGCAGCTCACATCCCTGCAGGACGGAAGCCTCGCCACCTGACATCTCTTTGCCGGCGAAGGGAGTCCCCGAAGTCAAAGTCCGAAATGACGTTCACAACACGTATTCGCCAAAGGCTGAAAAATCAAGCAGCCGCAAGCGCCGGGCGGAACACAGAGACAGTGGAGTACACTTACCGGAAAAAATGTCCAAGTTATCTTCTTACGATAACTCTGTTTCGCCACCGCCCACCAATGGGATCGCGGCCAGTCCGGACACCCTGCTCGACCAGGAGGTCGTCCCGTCCCCCGACCGATCTCGGATAGAGCACCTTGACAACGACAAAATCAACAGAATTCCTGTCAATGCCGTCAAGCCTCGGCCCAGCTCCCCCGGTGTGGCCAAACTCCCGAGCACTTCGTCTTTAATCAAGGTTGCTGTAATGCAGCAGCAGGCAAGAATGGAtgatggtggcggcggcggtggtggcggcggtgggCATTATCAAGCCAGAAGTCCCCGTGGCCTTTCCACCAGTCCAAGGAGCACAAAACAAGACGCCACGACCAAGCGCTCTGCAGTATATGCACAAATGCTACCATCTGTCCCCAGCCCTTCGCCCAGGGATTCACCCTTGCCTTTACCCCAACCTGCATCCCCCTTGGCTCAAAGCGCTCACTCTTCTCATAGGTCTTCAACTCCGTGGACAACCCCACCAGAGGCCCCCTCCCATTGGCCCCCACAAGACTTATCCATGACACTGGAATCCCCCTCGGTTTCCCCCACGCCCCCTCGCCCGCAAAACAATTCAGAACTCCATCAGCCCGCGCCCGAAGCGGCCCCGGCCGTCTGGGACGACACGGACGGCTCGCTGACTTCGGCCTCGGAGTGTAAGAGGAGGAAGTACCGCTCTAGAGACTATTCTGTTAACTTAGATGGCCAGAAAATAGAGGACACCACTAAGCCAGTACGGTTAAAAGAACGCAGGCTAACGTTTGACCCTGTCACTCGTCAGATTAAGCCCCTCATCCATAAAGAGCCTTCTCAGTCCGAGGAAGCCCCCACTCCCGAGCCCGTCGAGCCCCAGCAGAGAACTGAAATTGGTGTCCCGCAGGCCACGGTGTCGGGGCCCAACCCCGTTGCCAAACCCAATCCTTTTCACCAGACAAACTGGAAGGAGCTGTCCAGAAACGAAATCATCCAGTCCTACTTGAACCTTCAGagcaacgtgctcacctcgtccggGGTGCAGGCCCCGAGCGCACACTTTTTCATGTCCCAGTATCTGAAAAGGGAAGAACAGGAAGTGAAAGAGTCGAGGCAAATGCACGTTTTGCAGGTTGATAGCCCGGCATTGGATTTACCGGGCGTGAGTCGGGACGTCAACGACGAGGACCTGGACAGGATACACAACCAGCACTGGCCCGGCGTCAATGGGTGTTTGGACACCAAGGACACCTGGTATGACTGGACAGAGTGCATATCGTTGGACCCTCACGGGGATGAAAGCAAGCTGAATATCCTGCCGTACGTTTGCCTCGACTGA